Part of the Dehalococcoidia bacterium genome is shown below.
GGATCTGCCTTACTTGATATAATATTCGGCAATAACGCGTTGCCTAGCGGCGGCGGCGGTGGTGGCGGTGGTGGATCGACACCTACTCCCACTCCCACGCCGACACCTACTACTACGCCGACACCTACGCCTACACCTACTCCCACGCCTACGCCGACACCTACTCCCACGCCTACGCCTACTCCCACGCCTACACCTACGCCCACGCCTACACCTACGCCTACTCCGACGCCTACTCCTACTCCCACTCCCACGCCTACACCTACGCCTACTCCTACGCCTACTCCGACGCCTACTCCTACTCCCACTCCCACGCCTACACCTACGCCTACTCCTACGCCTACTCCGACTCCGACTCCGACACCTACTCCTACTCCCACGCCTACTCCTACTCCCACTCCCACGCCTACACCTACGCCTACTCCTACGCCTACTCCGACTCCGACACCTACTCCCACGCCTACTCCCACGCCTACTCCTACGAGCGGTCCAACCTACACACTGACGATGGCGACGGCTGGAGGAAACGGCGGCTCTGCTAACGACCTGACCGGCGGCTCTCCTTACACGGCAGGCACCGTAGTCAACATACAGGCCACCGCCAACAACGGCTCCGCTTTCTATAACTGGACGGCTCCAGCCGGCTCGTTCGCTAACGCCAATTCGGCAACAACTACCTTCACCATGCCCGCTCAAGATGTTACCGTCACCGCCAACTTCGTGGTGCCGGAGTTCGTATATCTGTCAACCTATTCCGGTTCAGCCGATACTTATTGGAAATGGGTATGGCTGAACCGCGTGTATGTGACGCCCAACTCAGGGGAATCTAGGGGCGGATGGTGCGATTACTATGAGACCAATTTCTATTCCGATGCGGCCTGCACGACTACAACCGAGCCGATACGAAAGATCGTTAAGTATATAACTATAACCTTAACCCTTCATGCTCCCATGAAGGAATGGCGTAATCCTGACGACCTCCTGCTTGTCCAGCGCTATAGCGAGGCAACGGCCAACATAGGCGGCCTTGCCAAAAACTGGGTCTACTACCGGAATCTCACCGGCACACAGCCCGGCGCTCCTTGGACGCTAAGCGAGACCTTCTCAGAGACCGAGGAGATCGATTCAGATAATGATGCGGGCGACTCAGAGAATACCCGCTCGCATGTCGTTGCCGGCGCTACAGAGTC
Proteins encoded:
- a CDS encoding dockerin type I domain-containing protein; protein product: MYHRNRGKHIFLSLIGLLSAFILAFSPVLIAPAPASAAATGDLNGDGEVNILDFILLKLVLLKQHQPGDNNDIDGNGILNTLDGSALLDIIFGNNALPSGGGGGGGGGSTPTPTPTPTPTTTPTPTPTPTPTPTPTPTPTPTPTPTPTPTPTPTPTPTPTPTPTPTPTPTPTPTPTPTPTPTPTPTPTPTPTPTPTPTPTPTPTPTPTPTPTPTPTPTPTPTPTPTPTPTPTPTPTPTPTPTPTSGPTYTLTMATAGGNGGSANDLTGGSPYTAGTVVNIQATANNGSAFYNWTAPAGSFANANSATTTFTMPAQDVTVTANFVVPEFVYLSTYSGSADTYWKWVWLNRVYVTPNSGESRGGWCDYYETNFYSDAACTTTTEPIRKIVKYITITLTLHAPMKEWRNPDDLLLVQRYSEATANIGGLAKNWVYYRNLTGTQPGAPWTLSETFSETEEIDSDNDAGDSENTRSHVVAGATESVTVPAGTFTCYKNTITVGSKTIIEYWDASGVFPYMPIKTVDNVAFQSTDTKVLVSTTINLNP